One genomic region from Pseudorca crassidens isolate mPseCra1 chromosome 11, mPseCra1.hap1, whole genome shotgun sequence encodes:
- the KRT4 gene encoding keratin, type II cytoskeletal 4 yields the protein MLIRQQCVRGGPQGFSCGSAIVGGGKKPAFSSISMSGGTGSCSGGFSSRSLCNLGGNKSISIGTAGCWRGAGFGAAGGLGAGCFGLGFGGSFGGRGSAGFPVCPAGGIQEVTINQSLLTPLHMEIDPEIQKVRTEEREQIKTLNDKFASFIDKVRFLEQQNKVLETKWNLLQQQATTTSSKNLDPLFEAYLSALRKQLDTLTNNKGGLQYELKIMQDSVEDFKAKYEDEINKRTAAENDFVVLKKDVDATYMNKAELEAKVEARNDEINFLRVLYAAELSQMQTHVSDMSVVLSMDNNRNLDLDGIIAEVKAQYEDIAQRSKAKAEALYQTKVQQLQASVEQHGDSLKSTKNEISELNRMIQRLQAEIENVKKQCQTLQASMAGAEQRGEAALKDAHGKRTEMEGALQKAKEELVRMLQEYQELMSVKLALDIEIATYRKLLEGEECRMSGECQSAVSISVAGGAASAGGVGGGLGSCSRFGLGSGSGSGFGFGGSVGVGGSSSSKIISTTTLAKRSHR from the exons ATGCTCATCAGACAGCAGTGTGTCCGAGGCGGGCCCCAGGGCTTTAGCTGTGGCTCAGCCATCGTAGGTGGAGGCAAGAAGCCTGCTTTCAGCTCTATCTCCATGTCTGGGGGCACAGGCTCCTGCTCTGGGGGCTTCAGTAGCAGAAGCCTTTGCAACCTCGGGGGAAACAAGAGCATCTCCATCGGCACGGCTGGCTGCTGGCGAGGCGCTGGGTTTGGGGCTGCTGGAGGTTTGGGGGCTGGCTGCTTTGGCCTTGGATTCGGTGGCTCCTTTGGTGGACGGGGCAGTGCTGGCTTCCCTGTCTGCCCTGCTGGAGGGATTCAGGAGGTCACCATCAACCAGAGCCTGCTGACGCCACTCCACATGGAGATTGACCCTGAGATCCAGAAGGTCCGGACCGAGGAGCGGGAGCAGATCAAGACCCTCAACGACAAGTTCGCCTCCTTCATTGACAAG GTGCGGTTCTTAGAGCAGCAGAACAAGGTTCTAGAGACCAAGTGGAACCTCCTTCAGCAGCAGGCGACAACCACATCCAGCAAAAACCTTGATCCCTTGTTTGAGGCCTACCTCAGTGCCCTGAGGAAGCAGCTGGATACCTTGACCAACAACAAAGGAGGCCTGCAGTATGAGTTGAAAATCATGCAGGACAGCGTGGAGGACTTCAAGGCCAA GTATGAAGATGAGATCAACAAGCGCACAGCTGCTGAAAATGACTTTGTGGTCTTAAAGAAG GACGTGGACGCCACCTACATGAACAAGGCGGAGTTGGAGGCCAAAGTGGAGGCCCGTAATGATGAGATCAACTTCCTGAGGGTCCTCTATGCTGCG GAGCTGTCCCAGATGCAGACCCATGTTAGCGACATGTCTGTGGTCCTGTCCATGGACAATAACCGCAACCTGGACCTGGACGGCATCATCGCCGAGGTCAAGGCCCAGTACGAGGACATCGCTCAGAGGAGCAAGGCCAAGGCCGAGGCCTTGTACCAGACCAAG GTCCAGCAGCTCCAGGCCTCAGTCGAACAACATGGTGACAGCCTGAAGAGCACCAAGAATGAGATTTCAGAGCTTAACAGGATGATCCAGAGGCTGCAGGCTGAGATCGAGAATGTCAAGAAGCAA TGCCAGACCCTGCAGGCATCCATGGCTGGTGCAGAGCAGCGTGGGGAGGCGGCCCTGAAAGATGCCCACGGCAAGCGCACAGAGATGGAGGGCGCCCTGCAGAAGGCCAAGGAGGAGCTGGTCCGGATGCTGCAAGAGTACCAAGAGCTCATGAGTGTGAAGCTGGCCTTGGACATTGAGATCGCCACCTACCGCAAGCTGCTGGAGGGCGAGGAGTGCCG AATGTCTGGAGAATGCCAGAGTGCCGTGAGCATCT CTGTAGCTGGGGGTGCTGCCAGTGCAGGAGGCGTTGGTGGAGGGTTAGGAAGCTGCTCCAGATTTGGCCTGGGTTCTGGCTCCGGAAGTGGTTTTGGGTTTGGTGGTAGTGTTGGTGTCGGCGGTAGTTCCAGCAGCAAGATCATCTCTACCACCACCCTGGCCAAGAGATCCCACCGATAG